A stretch of the Metopolophium dirhodum isolate CAU chromosome 8, ASM1992520v1, whole genome shotgun sequence genome encodes the following:
- the LOC132951242 gene encoding pseudouridine-5'-phosphatase-like: MSTPVFKPVTHVIFDLDGTLLDTEQIHKKTYLKIASDCGKEFPDDLRLQILGKQEMDVANLIVSTLQLNFTPEELLEKARIIEENELKNVKLMNGVEDLLKHLCQHKIPIAIATSSSEEGFRMKTNHLKNIFSMFHHVVTGSSDPEVKNGKPAPDIFKICASRFPGSPANCKCLVFEDSPNGVTAALAAGMQVIMVPDRMLPREFTANATYVLDSLEDFCPEMFSLPPRDSSGSRSS; encoded by the exons ATGAGTACACCGGTATTTAAACCTGTGACCCACGTCATTTTTGATTTGGATGGAACTCTATTAG ATACGGAGCAGATTCATAAAAAAACTTACTTGAAAATCGCCAGTGATTGTGGTAAAGAATTTCCCGATGATTTACGTTTACAAATCCTCGGAAAACAAGAAATGGATGTCGCTAATTTGATAGTCAGCACATTGCAACTGAATTTTACACCCGAAGAATTATTAGAAAAAGCTCGTATCATAGAAGAAAATGAACTAAAAAACGTAAAACTTATGAACg GAGTCGAAGATCTCTTGAAACATCTCTGTCAACACAAGATACCGATAGCGATTGCAACGAGTAGTTCAGAGGAGGGTTTCCGCATGAAGACAAATCATTTAAAGAATATATTCTCTATGTTTCACCACGTGGTCACCGGTTCTTCGGATCCGGAAGTAAAAAATGGTAAACCAGCACCAGACATCTTCAAAATATGTGCTTCCAGGTTTCCAGGGAGCCCAGCAAACTGcaag TGCCTGGTGTTCGAAGACTCACCTAACGGTGTGACTGCGGCTTTAGCGGCCGGCATGCAAGTGATTATGGTACCCGATCGCATGTTACCAAGAGAATTTACCGCTAACGCTACATACGTTTTGGACTCCCTGGAAGATTTCTGTCCGGAAATGTTTTCTTTGCCACCACGTGATTCCTCGGGTTCACGCTCTTCATAA